Part of the Gramella sp. Hel_I_59 genome, CAACATCAGGGCAATTGCTCAGGGTGCTTCAGAAAGGAATATTTCAGCTGTCATCGCGAAGAAGGATGTAAACAAAGCTCTAAATCTATTACATGAAGAGTTTTTTGAGGTGCCTTCAAAAGAGTTGAATCTATTCATTACCGGCGTAGGAAATGTGGGTGGCAAACTTTTACAGCAACTTCAGAAGCAGGAAGCATATCTACTTGAGAAGTTAAGACTGAAAGTTCGGGTTCTGGGAATCTCAAATTCCCGCAAAATGCACTTTTCTGAAAATGGAATTGACCTGAACACCTGGCAGGAAGATCTAGCTAAAGCTGATGATTGCTCCCCAGAAGCTTTTTTTGAATCTATCAAAAAATTAAACCTGCGAAACAGCATATTTGTAGATAATACTGCGAGTGAAGTAATTGCCGGGTGGTACAAACATTACCTTAGAAATTCCATTTCGGTAGTGACCTGTAATAAGATTGCCTGCGCAGATTCTTTTGAAAACTATCAGGAATTGCAAGATCTTGCCAGGGAATATGGAGCTTCCTTTCTCTATGAAACTAATGTTGGTGCAGGATTGCCAATTATAGATACCCTACAAAATCTTATGGCTTCTGGAGATCAAATCTTGAAGATCCAGGCGGTACTCTCCGGAAGTTTGAATTTTGTCTTTAATAATTATAAAGCTGAAGAGCCTTTCCATAGTATTGTACGTCAGGCGATGGAAGAAGGGTTTACCGAGCCAGATCCAAGAATTGATCTTAGCGGAGTGGATGTAGCCCGTAAGATCTTAATTCTGGCTAGAGAATCGGGACTTCAGCTTGAACTGGAGGATATTGAAAAAGATAGTTTCTTATCTGAAGCTAGCCTTAATGCAGCAGATAATGCTGAATTTTTTGAGATCATTGAAAAAGATGAAGCAAGCTTTCAAAAAATGTATCGTGAAGCAGAAGCTGAAGGCGCCGAGCTTAAATATGTAGCTCAATTAGAGAACGGAAAGGCTAAAGTCGGATTGCAAAAAGTTCATGCGCAGCATCCATTCGCGAATTTGAGTGGGAGTGATAACATTGTACTGTTCTTTACAGAACGTTATCCTGAGCAGCCCTTAATTGTAAAAGGTGCAGGTGCGGGGGCAGATGTAACTGCCTCCGGAATTTTTGCAGATGTGATAAGAATCGGTAAACGATAATTATGGAAGAAATTAAAATTTTTGCTCCTGCTACCGTTGCAAACTTATCCTGTGGTTTTGATGTACTTGGATGTTGTCTGCAGAACGTAGGCGACGAGATGCTGGTAAAAAAGAATGATCTAAATGAGCTTCGTATTACTAAAATTACTGGTGCAGATCTCCCAATGGAAATTGCTAAGAATGTTGCCGGGGTTGCTGTTCTCGCTCTTCTGGAAAGACTTGGTTCAAAGCAGGGTTTTGATATCGAAATCGATAAAAAGATTCGATCTGGAAGTGGGATCGGGAGTAGCGCTGCAAGTTCTGCCGGGGCGGTTTATGCAGTTAATAAACTTCTGGATGATCCATTTACTAACAATGAGTTGATCGAGTTTGCAATGCAGGGTGAATTACTTGCTAGTGGCAATGCTCATGCAGATAATGTTGCTCCGGCTCTACTGGGTGGTTTTAGTCTTGTTAGAAGTTACAATCCACTCGAAATTCTTGCACTACCGGCACCTTCCGAGATAAGAATGGTCGTTCTTCATCCAATGATCGAAATTAAAACCCGGGATTCAAGGGCGATCATAAAACAGAATGTAACCCTGGCATCAGCCATTGCACAATGGGGAAATCTGGGAGCTTTTATCAGTGCGCTTTATACCAATGATTATGAGCTTATGGGAAGAAGTCTGCACGACGCTATTGTAGAACCTGTTCGTTCCATTTTAATACCATACTTCGAAGAATTAAAAAAACTTGCTTTAGACAATGGAGCCCTTGGCTTCGGAATTTCAGGTTCAGGGCCCTCAGTATTCGCTATGTGTCAGGGTGATAGTGCCGCGGAACAGGTAAAAGTAGGTTTCGTCGATTTTCTTCAGGATAAGGAAATGGGATTCGAACTGCATATTTCAGAAATTAATAAATCAGGAATCAGAGTATTATGAAGTACTATAGTCTTAACAATAAAAAACATCATAGCAATTTTGAAAATGCGGTGGTACGCGGACTTGCACCCGACAAAGGACTTTATTTTCCAGAGAGGATTCCGCAGTTATCGATCGAATTTATTAGCAACCTGAAGAAACTGGATCCTGCAGAAATTGGAATGCAGGTCATCTCTCCATTTGTTGGTAACGAAATACCTGAGACAGAACTTCAAAAAATCGTGGAGGAAACGCTTTCTTTCGATTTTCCGGTGAAAGCGATTGAACCAGATATTTCAGTACTTGAATTATTTCATGGTCCAACCCTGGCCTTCAAAGATGTGGGAGCACGATTTATGGCGGGTAGTCTTGGCTATTTCATTCAGAAGGGAAATTTAGGAAAGGTCACCGTATTGGTAGCAACTTCAGGTGATACCGGTGGCGCTGTGGCTAATGGTTTTCTGGGTGTTGATGGAATCGATGTGGTCATTCTTTATCCAAAAGGAAAAGTGAGTGAAATTCAGGAGAAACAGTTAACCACTCTGGGACAAAACATCCAGGCGATTGAAGTTGATGGGACATTCGATGATTGCCAGGGAATGGTAAAAAAAGCATTCCTAGATAGTGAAATTACAGAGCGCCGGCAGCTTACCTCTGCGAACTCGATAAACCTGGCCAGGTGGTTGCCTCAAGTGTTCTACTACTTCCTTGCTTACAGACAGTTAGAAACAAACAATAAAATAGCCTTTTCAGTACCAAGTGGGAATTTTGGGAATATTTGCGCCGGTCTTCTCGCGAAAAAAATGGGGTTACCTATAGATACATTTGTTGCGGCTAATAATGCCAATGATACGGTAACCAGGTTTATGGAATCCCAGGATTACCAGGCAAAACAAAGTGTTCAAACCATTTCGAATGCTATGGATGTTGGTGATCCCAGTAACTTTGTACGTATCCTGGAATTATTTGGAAATCACTTTAAAGATCTCAAAAAACATTTGATGGCTATGAGCTATACCGACTCTGAGACTAATGCAGCAATTAGATCGGTTTACGAAAAACACAATTATTTAATGGATCCTCATGGTGCGGTTGGTTATTTGGGGCTTAAAGACTTTCTTAAAATAAATCCAGAATATAGTGGTGTGTTTTTAGAAACAGCGCATCCGGTAAAATTTCTGAAAACTGTAGAAAATGCTTCAGGAGCAAAAGTAGATATGCCGGAGTCTATCGCAGGAATTATGGATAAAAAGAAGAAATCCTTTCAGCTAAGCACGTATGCAGAGTTGAAAGAATTTCTTCTGGAAGATTATCGATAACAGAATGTAGGAAAATTTCTATTTTACTTTATTTAAGGTTATACTTCCTACACAAAATTCTGCAGGTCCGCAGGGATCGAAATTAAATATAAGAGTATTTTGTTCCAATTTATAATTGAAACTCCATTCTATATCCTCTTCATTTAAACTTAATTCCTGCAAAGATTGTAGAGATCCGAGATCATCTTGAGAAATCCATCTGTCTGATAATAAAGTAAGTCTGTTATTGCCTACAGAAAAGGTTCCAAGTTCCTTGAACATATACCCTGCAATCTCAGAACTTTCAATAGCTCGAATGAAAGTATAACTTTCGAATTTACCATTATCCAGAAACTTATATTGAATCACATACTCGTAGTTCATATTTTCATCCAATTCATCAAACTCATTAGAATCTAACATGGAAGTCTTTTCCCAAATGCCTTCAATTGCAGTATCTGATATAGTTTCGTCATCACTAGAGCATCCAGTAAGAAATAAAACGGAGAGTAATATTAATAAATTTTTCATGTGATATACTTGTTTCCGATTAGATGCTTCAACATGGATATAGTTGCGTTAGAACTTAATATTTGGCGGATTGATCCTTTGCAGGTAGCGTGTTATTGATAAAATCGCGAAGATCATCATTAGCTTTTTGGAGGTCTTCGCTTCTTAAGTACATCATATGTCCGCTTCGGTAACCTTTAAAGCTAAGACGATCCTTCATTCTACCACTTTGATCAAGTTGCCACATGCTGTATTTCGCATTGAAATAGGTGGTCGCCCCATCAAAGTAACCAGATTGAATTAGAACATCCAGATTAGGGTTTTGAGCCATCGCCTGTCTTAGCATTTCTCCGGAATTATTTCCACTCCGATCCCACGGGTGAACAGGGCCGAACATAAAGTATTTTAGATCAGTATTGAACTGAAGATCATTTCGTAAGTAATGATTGATCGCTGGTGTAAATGAATGTAACCACGAAGTCAATTCTGAATTGTAATCTGGAGAATCTCCTGCATTCTTAGCGTCAAGACCTTTGTATCGCGAATCCAGTCGGCCAACGGTGTAACCTTCTTTATCTCTTAAAAGTTCTTTCCAGAAATACTGAAACGGAACTTCCATATTACTCTGAAGAATAACATCTTTTTTAATACCGGAATAATGAGCCATTTTTTCTGCGACTTCATTCTTTTTTTCAGCATCTGCAAAACCACCTTTCATAAGAACCGGCAAAAGCTCGTTGATCGCATAAGATTCTACTTCTGGTAATAGCTCTTCCAGATCTTTTTGTTGTAATTCTGAAGGTAGCATTTTATGATACCACGCAGCCGCGGCAAAGTAAGGAAGTCTGTTCGCTACCTCAACCGGGCCTTCCCGGTCTATTCCAATTTCAGTTGGAGAAACGAGAATTACTCCGTTTAAATACATCCACTGACTATTTTGCAATTCGAGAGCCAGTCCAGATACGCGAGTGGTACCATAACTTTCACCAATAAGATATTTTGGAGATAACCATCTATTCTTCCTGGTTACGAAAGTACTGAGCCACTCAGCGAGGTACGTGATATCTGCCTGCACTCCAAAAAACCTTTCTTTGTCAACATTCCCTTCAGCATCTGGAATAGGTCTTGAGAAGCCTGTATTTACGGGATTCACATAAACGATATCTGCAACGTCGAGAATGGAGTGTGGGTTTTCTTTAATTCCGTAAGGTTGTACTGGAAAACCTTCATCATCGATCTTCAAAACCCTTGGACCAGTATAGGCAATATGCATCCAAACAGAAGCTGAACCGGGTCCACCATTAAAGGAAATAACCAATGGACGGTCTTCAGTATTGTTCACATTTTTACGCTTATAATAGGTGTAAAAAAGGCTGGCAATTGGAGATCCGCTTTCATCCCAAAGCGGCATCATACCAGTTTCTGCAGTGTAGTCGATCGATTTCCCATTTATTTTTACTGAATGATTGGTAGTCACCATGGTGTCCTGTGGAATCTCGACTTTTTGTGCAATGGCGATGGAAGAAAAGAATGATAATGCGAGAAAGAGTAATTGTATTTTTTTCATATTTGATTTAAGTATTTCTGCTGAAGAGCATATTAATTTACTTGAAAGAAAGTTGATCATTCAAATGGTTGATGTTGGTTGGATGACCAAACAGGTATAATAAATCACCTTGTTCGATAATCGTTTTTGGGGAAATTTCGGTTAAATACCTGCGGTCTCTCTGTATCGCCAGCAAGGTGACCTGAAAGTTCTTTCCAATACCGGAATCTTCTATAGATTTTCCTACGATCTGGCGGTTATCCCGATTCACTTTTAGAGTTACAATCTCCCTGTTCGGAATGTTCAGGTGTTGTAGGGCCGGGGAGTGTGGCCTCTTCTTCATGGATGTCAGCATCTCATAATCTGAAGATCTAATCTGGTTGATAAACTCCTGAATTTCATCAAAAGGCACAAGATATTTCTTAAGAACCCTGGTGAAAATTTCAATAGAAGTTTCAAATTCTTCCGGGATCACTTCGTCTGCTCCCAATTTCAGAACTTCTTCCATTTCTTTGACATACTTGGTACGAACAATAATGGTAGCAGTCTTGGTCAGTTGTCTTATAGAAGTAAGCATTTTCCTGGTCGCACCGGCATCTGATATTGCGATTACAATAACCCGGGCTTCCTGTACATGTGCATGCTTCAGGATCGTTGTATTGATAGCGTCCCCGAATATTACAGGTTCTTTAAGTTCTTTTGCTTTATCAAATGCTTCCGGATTTGCATCGATGATCACATATGGAATTTCAGCTTTTTGAGCAGCTTTGGATATGTTGGAACC contains:
- a CDS encoding carboxypeptidase, coding for MKKIQLLFLALSFFSSIAIAQKVEIPQDTMVTTNHSVKINGKSIDYTAETGMMPLWDESGSPIASLFYTYYKRKNVNNTEDRPLVISFNGGPGSASVWMHIAYTGPRVLKIDDEGFPVQPYGIKENPHSILDVADIVYVNPVNTGFSRPIPDAEGNVDKERFFGVQADITYLAEWLSTFVTRKNRWLSPKYLIGESYGTTRVSGLALELQNSQWMYLNGVILVSPTEIGIDREGPVEVANRLPYFAAAAWYHKMLPSELQQKDLEELLPEVESYAINELLPVLMKGGFADAEKKNEVAEKMAHYSGIKKDVILQSNMEVPFQYFWKELLRDKEGYTVGRLDSRYKGLDAKNAGDSPDYNSELTSWLHSFTPAINHYLRNDLQFNTDLKYFMFGPVHPWDRSGNNSGEMLRQAMAQNPNLDVLIQSGYFDGATTYFNAKYSMWQLDQSGRMKDRLSFKGYRSGHMMYLRSEDLQKANDDLRDFINNTLPAKDQSAKY
- a CDS encoding homoserine kinase; this translates as MEEIKIFAPATVANLSCGFDVLGCCLQNVGDEMLVKKNDLNELRITKITGADLPMEIAKNVAGVAVLALLERLGSKQGFDIEIDKKIRSGSGIGSSAASSAGAVYAVNKLLDDPFTNNELIEFAMQGELLASGNAHADNVAPALLGGFSLVRSYNPLEILALPAPSEIRMVVLHPMIEIKTRDSRAIIKQNVTLASAIAQWGNLGAFISALYTNDYELMGRSLHDAIVEPVRSILIPYFEELKKLALDNGALGFGISGSGPSVFAMCQGDSAAEQVKVGFVDFLQDKEMGFELHISEINKSGIRVL
- the thrC gene encoding threonine synthase, with protein sequence MKYYSLNNKKHHSNFENAVVRGLAPDKGLYFPERIPQLSIEFISNLKKLDPAEIGMQVISPFVGNEIPETELQKIVEETLSFDFPVKAIEPDISVLELFHGPTLAFKDVGARFMAGSLGYFIQKGNLGKVTVLVATSGDTGGAVANGFLGVDGIDVVILYPKGKVSEIQEKQLTTLGQNIQAIEVDGTFDDCQGMVKKAFLDSEITERRQLTSANSINLARWLPQVFYYFLAYRQLETNNKIAFSVPSGNFGNICAGLLAKKMGLPIDTFVAANNANDTVTRFMESQDYQAKQSVQTISNAMDVGDPSNFVRILELFGNHFKDLKKHLMAMSYTDSETNAAIRSVYEKHNYLMDPHGAVGYLGLKDFLKINPEYSGVFLETAHPVKFLKTVENASGAKVDMPESIAGIMDKKKKSFQLSTYAELKEFLLEDYR